Proteins encoded within one genomic window of Anopheles gambiae chromosome 3, idAnoGambNW_F1_1, whole genome shotgun sequence:
- the LOC133393035 gene encoding uncharacterized protein LOC133393035 yields the protein MFCRRSACRGLIALLVLLGCIVSFYALEAPPLPDVVPLAKALQGHVDKFKKLRDDLKALQNSQDRQNPLAFFRETMRIMEGLQSLGKDWKDIERLQNKSDRDRDFENLLTEMDPLCGQRTPRTAFFEIKLRCSYTDLGGKPYYRIGPLKQELVNRVPFVVTVYHDLLTESEVRRANETRMIEPSVRRRLDTLVPNLYNVAVREVSERGYNGGKVKAPAHSIMLYLESYKTGGMTLFPGGTFVVAPRSGSLLVSKQHPSICPSSISLNVITNFNLPLTAKTH from the exons ATGTTCTGCCGCCGGTCTGCCTGCCGAGGGCTGATAGCGCTGCTAGTTCTATTAGGCTGTATTGTTAGCTTCTACGCGCTAGAAGCGCCGCCACTTCCCGACGTGGTGCCACTGGCGAAAGCGCTGCAGGGCCACGTCGACAAGTTCAAGAAGCTGCGGGACGACCTGAAAGCGCTGCAAAATTCCCAGGATCGCCAAAATCCGCTCGCCTTTTTCCGCGAAACGATGCGCATCATGGAGGGGTTGCAGTCGCTCGGCAAAGACTGGAAGGATATTGAGCGGCTGCAGAACAAGAGCGACCGCGATCGTGACTTTGAAAACCTGCTGACCGAGATGGATCCACTGTGCGGCCAGCGGACGCCCCGGACGGCGTTCTTCGAGATTAAGCTGCGGTGCAGCTATACCGATCTCGGTGGCAAACCGTACTACAGGATTGGACCGCTCAAGCAGGAGCTGGTGAACCGGGTCCCGTTCGTGGTGACCGTCTATCACGATCTGCTGACGGAGAGTGAAGTGCGCCGGGCCAACGAAACACGCATGATCGAGCCGAGCGTTCGGCGTCGGCTGGACACCCTCGTACCGAACCTGTACAACGTGGCCGTGCGTGAAGTGAGCGAACGGGGATACAATGGTGGCAAAGTGAAAGCGCCCGCCCACAGCATCATGCTTTAC CTGGAATCGTATAAAACAGGTGGTATGACGTTATTCCCCGGAGGTACATTCGTAGTGGCACCCAGGAGCGGAAGCCTGCTGGTCTCCAAGCAGCATCCCTCGATCTGTCCGTCCAGTATTTCTTTAAACGTCATCACCAATTTTAATCTTCCTCTGACGGCGAAAACGCACTGA